Proteins encoded by one window of Channa argus isolate prfri chromosome 13, Channa argus male v1.0, whole genome shotgun sequence:
- the slc6a8 gene encoding sodium- and chloride-dependent creatine transporter 1 isoform X2, whose product MKAGSINVWNIAPLFKGLGYASMVIVFFCNTYYIMVLAWGFYYLIKSFNSTLPWSTCDNEWNSLNCIETFHHQTCSNASLANVTVSGNFTCAELANARSPIIEFWENKVLNISSGLDEPGQINWELTLCLMAVWVLVYFCVWKGVKSTGKIVYFTATFPYVVLIILLVRGVTLPGAYDGIMYYIKPNWSKLEEAQVWIDAGTQIFFSYAIGLGALTALGSYNRFNNDCYKDAFVLALINSGTSFFAGFVVFSILGFMAAEQGVDISQVAESGPGLAFIAYPKAVSLMPVAPLWAALFFFMLLLLGLDSQFVGVEGFVTGILDLFPGNYNHRYKREISVAVCCLLCFIIDMSMVTQGGMYVFQLFDYYSASGMTLLWQAFWECIVVAWVYGADRFMDDVARMIGYRPFPWMKWCWSFITPCVCLGIFFFHLVNYKPLTYNNVYVYPWWGEVIGWCLALSSMLCIPVSLLYKLFRAKGTFKERWAHLTNPVWGAHHLEYMAPDIKSLSSLSPGTDDNKVIIFESVM is encoded by the exons ATGAAGGCCGGCAGCATCAACGTCTGGAACATCGCTCCACTGTTTAAAG GTCTGGGTTATGCCTCTATGGTGATCGTGTTTTTCTGCAACACCTACTACATCATGGTGTTGGCCTGGGGCTTCTACTACCTGATCAAGTCCTTTAACTCCACCCTCCCCTGGTCCACCTGTGACAACGAATGGAACTCGCTCAACTGCATCGAGACATTCCATCACCAGACCTGCAGCAACGCCAGCCTCGCCAACGTCACTGTCAGCGGCAACTTCACCTGTGCCGAACTGGCAAATGCTCGATCGCCCATTATCGAGTTCTGGGA GAACAAGGTGCTAAACATTTCGTCGGGTCTGGATGAGCCTGGACAGATTAACTGGGAGCTCACATTGTGTCTGATGGCTGTCTGGGTTCTGGTTTACTTCTGCGTCTGGAAAGGAGTCAAATCCACTGGAAAG ATTGTGTACTTCACAGCCACATTCCCCTACGTGGTGCTCATCATCCTGCTGGTCAGAGGAGTCACGCTACCTGGAGCCTACGACGGCATCATGTACTACATCAAACCTAACTGGTCCAAACTGGAGGAGGCTCAG GTGTGGATCGATGCCGGCACTCAGATCTTCTTCTCTTACGCCATTGGGCTGGGAGCCCTGACTGCTCTTGGCAGCTACAACCGCTTCAACAACGACTGCTACAA AGACGCCTTCGTCTTGGCTCTAATCAACAGTGGAACCAGTTTCTTTGCTGGTTTCGTGGTGTTTTCTATCCTGGGCTTCATGGCTGCTGAGCAGGGAGTCGACATCTCACAGGTAGCAGAGTCAG gcCCGGGTTTGGCTTTTATTGCATATCCAAAGGCCGTCAGTCTGATGCCGGTGGCTCCTCTCTGGGCAGCTCTGTTCTtcttcatgctgctgctgctgggactCGACAGCCAG tttGTCGGGGTGGAAGGTTTTGTTACTGGAATTCTGGATCTGTTTCCTGGAAATTACAACCATCGCTATAAAAGGGAGATCTCTGTGGCCGTTTGCTGTTTATTGTGCTTTATTATTGACATGTCCATGGTGACACAG GGAGGGATGTACGTCTTCCAGTTGTTTGACTACTATTCAGCCAGTGGAATGACTCTGTTGTGGCAGGCGTTCTGGGAATGCATAGTAGTTGCCTGGGTCTATG GTGCCGACCGCTTCATGGATGATGTAGCTCGTATGATTGGCTACCGGCCTTTCCCCTGGATGAAGTGGTGCTGGTCCTTCATAACTCCATGTGTCTGCTTA GGCATCTTCTTCTTCCACCTGGTGAACTACAAGCCGCTGACCTACAACAACGTGTACGTGTACCCGTGGTGGGGCGAGGTAATTGGCTGGTGTCTGGCTCTGTCCTCCATGCTCTGCATCCCTGTCAGCCTGCTCTACAAACTCTTCAGGGCCAAAGGAACCTTCAAAGAG CGCTGGGCCCACCTCACCAATCCAGTGTGGGGGGCTCATCACCTGGAGTACATGGCCCCCGACATAAAGTCCCTGAGCTCGCTGTCCCCGGGGACGGACGACAACAAAGTTATCATCTTCGAAAGTGTCATGTAG